The Virgibacillus dokdonensis genome includes a window with the following:
- a CDS encoding ABC transporter permease, producing the protein MLKLIHNEQIKIYTKKSTWLMYLILAGLIFTFAFSVHYYGPPNEEYQVDNWQQVLQEKNQNLEQEMQEDEFARSNNPYIIEKNNYYLENNMQPPAYDAWKFTGENAELLTFVSLLAIIVAAGIVANEFRWGTIKLLLIRPIKRSGILLSKYIAVLLFALYTVAFLFITAWLIGAIFFGVNDIDTRLVISAKDGFTSIPVIKDIFMNYSFQLVDLVMMTTLAFMISTVFRNSSLAIGIALFLLMGGASIVQMLADKDWVRYILFANTDLRQYIAGNSPLTEDMTLGFSVTVLIVYYVIFIVTSWVVFIKRDVAGQ; encoded by the coding sequence ATGTTAAAACTTATCCATAATGAACAAATAAAAATATATACAAAAAAATCAACCTGGCTTATGTATCTTATCTTAGCGGGGTTAATTTTCACATTCGCATTTAGTGTCCATTATTATGGTCCACCAAACGAAGAATACCAAGTTGACAACTGGCAACAAGTCTTGCAGGAAAAAAATCAAAACTTAGAACAGGAGATGCAAGAAGACGAATTTGCAAGAAGCAATAATCCTTATATTATTGAAAAAAACAACTATTATTTAGAGAACAATATGCAACCACCCGCATATGATGCTTGGAAATTTACAGGGGAAAATGCAGAATTGCTCACGTTTGTCAGTTTATTAGCTATTATTGTCGCTGCTGGAATTGTTGCTAACGAATTTCGTTGGGGTACCATTAAACTATTACTTATTCGTCCGATAAAGCGAAGTGGTATATTGCTCTCTAAATATATAGCTGTATTGTTATTCGCTTTATATACTGTAGCATTTCTATTTATAACCGCATGGCTCATTGGTGCCATTTTCTTTGGGGTGAACGACATAGACACAAGGCTTGTAATAAGCGCTAAAGACGGCTTCACGTCCATTCCGGTCATCAAAGATATATTTATGAATTACAGTTTTCAACTCGTCGATCTTGTTATGATGACTACGTTAGCATTTATGATTTCGACAGTGTTTCGTAATAGCTCATTAGCAATTGGAATTGCATTGTTTTTACTCATGGGTGGGGCTTCTATTGTTCAAATGCTTGCCGATAAGGACTGGGTAAGATACATCTTGTTTGCCAACACTGATTTGAGACAATATATAGCCGGCAACTCCCCCCTTACAGAAGATATGACATTAGGATTTTCAGTTACCGTTTTAATCGTCTATTATGTTATTTTTATCGTAACTTCATGGGTCGTATTTATAAAACGCGACGTTGCAGGACAATAG